A window of the Eretmochelys imbricata isolate rEreImb1 chromosome 7, rEreImb1.hap1, whole genome shotgun sequence genome harbors these coding sequences:
- the FAM107A gene encoding actin-associated protein FAM107A, translated as MYSEIQRERPEVRNFMSHPDYIDGNPDLIKPKKLLNPVKASKSHQELHRELLMNHKRGLGVESKPELQRVLEHRRRNQLLRQKKEEDEAKKLQSPFEQELLKRQQRLDQLERGQEKHEEHAPEFIKVKENLRRTSTLTGEEKVV; from the exons ATGTATTCAGAAATACAGAGGGAGCGGCCTGAGGTTAGGAATTTCATGTCTCACCCAGACTACATAGATGGAAACCCGGATCTCATCAAACCTAAGAAGCTCCTAAATCCTGTAAAAGCCTCGAAAAGCCACCAAGAGCTCCACAGAGAGCTGCTTATGAACCACAAAAG AGGCTTGGGTGTGGAGAGCAAGCCTGAGCTCCAGCGAGTGCTTGAGCACCGACGGCGAAATCAGCTGCTCAGGCAGAAAAAGGAAGAAGACGAGGCAAAGAAACTGCAATCTCCATTTGAACAAGAGCTCCTGAAGCGACAGCAGAGGCTGGATCAG CTGGAGAGAGGACAAGAGAAGCATGAAGAACATGCACCAGAATTTATTAAAGTAAAAGAGAACTTGAGAAGAACATCAACGCTAACTGGGGAAGAGAAAGTAGTGTAG